From a region of the Umboniibacter marinipuniceus genome:
- the purH gene encoding bifunctional phosphoribosylaminoimidazolecarboxamide formyltransferase/IMP cyclohydrolase produces the protein MSVTAVKRALISVSDKSGVVDFARELVAQGVEILSTGGTFKLLNNEGIAVTEVAKVTGFPEIMDGRVKTLHPTIHGGILARRGQDDETAATHGIGYIDMVVVNLYPFRETIAQADCSLDHAIENIDIGGPTMVRAAAKNHKYVGIVVDAGDYDRIIDELKSDGGLSSVLKRELAAKAFAHTADYDGAIANYLGALENDAPSDAFPTTFNRQFVKTEDLRYGENPHQRAAFYREHDLKEASVASAVQLNGKALSFNNIADTDAALECVKCFEEPACVIVKHANPCGVAIGSNILNAYDRAFSTDPTSAFGGIIAFNRELDADTAKAIIDRQFVEVIIAPSVSEEAAAIVATKANVRLLSCGDLTEQGAAYDFKRVNGGLLIQDRDLKPINADDLKVVSKIAPSAEQVRDLLFAWNVANYVKSNAIVYVNDGMTIGVGAGQMSRVYSAKIAAIKAADENLVVEGSVMASDAFFPFRDGIDAAAAAGIKAIIQPGGSMRDEEVIAAADEHGIAMVFTGVRHFRH, from the coding sequence ATGTCAGTAACTGCTGTTAAACGCGCGCTAATTAGCGTGTCAGATAAATCAGGTGTCGTCGATTTCGCTCGTGAACTAGTCGCCCAAGGTGTTGAAATCCTATCCACCGGCGGAACGTTTAAGCTACTAAACAACGAGGGGATTGCTGTTACTGAGGTCGCCAAAGTCACCGGTTTCCCAGAAATCATGGACGGCCGAGTCAAGACTCTACACCCCACTATTCATGGCGGTATTCTTGCGCGCCGTGGTCAAGATGACGAAACCGCAGCAACTCATGGTATTGGCTACATCGATATGGTCGTTGTCAATCTCTATCCTTTCCGTGAAACTATTGCCCAAGCTGATTGCTCGCTAGACCATGCGATTGAGAACATCGATATCGGTGGCCCAACAATGGTTCGAGCTGCGGCAAAAAACCACAAGTATGTTGGCATTGTTGTGGACGCGGGCGACTACGATCGTATTATTGATGAACTAAAGTCTGACGGAGGACTTAGCTCAGTACTCAAGCGCGAATTGGCCGCCAAAGCCTTCGCCCATACCGCAGACTACGACGGTGCTATCGCCAACTACTTGGGTGCACTCGAGAACGATGCACCCAGCGACGCTTTCCCAACCACATTTAACCGCCAGTTCGTTAAAACTGAAGACTTGCGCTACGGTGAAAACCCACATCAGCGTGCCGCGTTTTATCGCGAACATGACTTAAAGGAAGCCAGTGTTGCGAGCGCAGTTCAGCTAAATGGTAAAGCGCTGTCATTCAATAACATCGCCGATACTGACGCTGCCCTTGAATGCGTTAAATGCTTCGAAGAGCCTGCCTGCGTGATTGTTAAGCACGCTAACCCCTGTGGTGTAGCAATTGGTTCAAATATCTTAAATGCCTACGATCGCGCTTTTAGCACTGATCCAACTTCAGCCTTTGGTGGTATTATCGCGTTCAACCGTGAACTCGATGCTGACACCGCCAAGGCCATTATTGACCGTCAGTTTGTGGAAGTCATCATCGCTCCGAGTGTGAGCGAGGAAGCTGCCGCGATCGTGGCAACGAAGGCCAACGTTCGCCTCTTGAGCTGTGGAGACTTAACGGAGCAAGGCGCTGCGTATGACTTTAAACGCGTCAACGGCGGCTTACTCATCCAAGACCGTGATCTCAAGCCTATTAACGCGGATGATCTTAAGGTAGTGAGTAAAATTGCACCCTCTGCGGAGCAGGTTCGTGACTTACTATTCGCTTGGAACGTGGCGAATTACGTCAAGTCCAATGCCATTGTGTATGTGAATGATGGAATGACAATCGGCGTGGGTGCTGGACAAATGAGCCGAGTTTACTCTGCTAAAATTGCGGCCATCAAAGCCGCTGACGAAAACTTGGTGGTTGAAGGCTCAGTGATGGCCTCGGACGCATTCTTCCCATTTAGAGATGGTATTGACGCAGCCGCTGCAGCTGGCATCAAAGCCATTATTCAACCAGGCGGTTCAATGCGCGATGAAGAAGTTATCGCCGCCGCCGATGAACACGGCATCGCTATGGTGTTTACTGGCGTTCGTCACTTCCGCCACTAA
- the purD gene encoding phosphoribosylamine--glycine ligase: MNILVIGSGGREHALAWKCAQSPLAENVFVAPGNAGTALDAQLSNVSLDVSNHAEAIRWAKENKIGLTIVGPEQPLVDGIVDAFEAEGLAIFGPRAGAAQLEGSKQFAKDFLARHQIPTAFYEVFTEVAPAHAYIDEKGAPIVVKADGLAAGKGVVVAQTADEAKQAVTDMLQDNAFGDAGSRVVIEEFLAGEEASFIVMVDGEDVLPMATSQDHKARDNGDLGPNTGGMGAYSPAPLVDEAMHQRVMKEVIYPTVKGMNAEGNYFRGFLYAGLMIDADGVPKVLEFNVRFGDPETQPIMSRMKSDLVAHCLAATQGSLASESAEWDQRYALGVVMAAGGYPFSYAKSRVISGIEEADTVSKVFHAGTAMQGDDVVTSGGRVLCVVALGHNVAEAQQAAYNGVAKISWEDEYHRTDIGFKAIR, encoded by the coding sequence ATGAACATATTAGTTATTGGTAGTGGCGGTAGAGAGCACGCCCTTGCATGGAAGTGTGCTCAAAGCCCACTCGCAGAGAACGTATTCGTTGCCCCCGGCAATGCGGGTACTGCACTAGACGCACAGCTGAGCAACGTTAGCTTGGACGTCAGCAATCATGCTGAAGCCATTCGGTGGGCCAAGGAAAACAAGATTGGCCTAACTATTGTTGGTCCTGAGCAGCCTTTGGTTGACGGTATTGTTGATGCCTTCGAAGCTGAGGGGCTCGCAATTTTTGGACCGCGCGCAGGCGCAGCGCAGCTGGAAGGATCCAAACAGTTCGCCAAGGATTTCTTAGCTCGCCACCAGATTCCAACGGCTTTCTATGAAGTCTTTACAGAAGTTGCCCCAGCGCATGCTTATATTGATGAGAAAGGCGCGCCAATTGTTGTGAAGGCCGATGGTTTAGCAGCCGGAAAAGGCGTGGTAGTAGCTCAGACTGCCGACGAAGCGAAGCAAGCCGTCACAGATATGCTCCAAGACAACGCCTTCGGCGATGCCGGAAGCCGAGTAGTCATCGAAGAGTTTCTCGCTGGTGAAGAGGCCTCGTTCATCGTCATGGTCGACGGTGAAGATGTGCTACCCATGGCTACCAGCCAAGATCATAAAGCACGTGACAATGGTGATTTAGGACCGAATACCGGCGGCATGGGTGCCTACTCACCTGCACCGTTAGTGGATGAAGCCATGCACCAGCGAGTAATGAAAGAGGTCATCTACCCAACAGTGAAAGGTATGAATGCCGAGGGTAACTACTTCCGTGGCTTCCTTTATGCTGGTTTGATGATTGATGCTGATGGTGTCCCTAAGGTTTTGGAGTTCAACGTTCGCTTTGGTGACCCTGAAACCCAACCTATCATGTCTCGCATGAAGAGTGACCTTGTGGCTCACTGCTTAGCAGCAACTCAAGGTTCTCTAGCAAGCGAATCCGCTGAGTGGGACCAACGCTATGCACTAGGGGTTGTTATGGCCGCCGGTGGATATCCGTTTAGCTATGCCAAGTCGCGTGTTATCTCAGGTATCGAAGAGGCTGACACCGTCAGCAAGGTTTTCCATGCAGGCACTGCTATGCAAGGCGATGATGTCGTGACCTCTGGCGGGCGAGTACTGTGTGTTGTTGCACTTGGCCACAACGTTGCCGAGGCACAGCAAGCCGCCTACAACGGCGTAGCGAAAATCAGTTGGGAAGATGAGTACCACCGAACTGATATCGGCTTCAAAGCCATTCGTTAA